One segment of Purpureocillium takamizusanense chromosome 7, complete sequence DNA contains the following:
- the RPA12 gene encoding DNA-directed RNA polymerase I core subunit rpa12, variant 2 (EggNog:ENOG503P2TA~COG:K) → MAAIGSLVFCTDCGNLLPATKGTEKNFLKCECCGAWNKDTGSKTILTKSKPSDFPSFLRQKLQSSVQAVERHNIQTESVVQERCPKCGRDEVKYTSVQLRSADEGSTIIFTCDCGHSYVSVVQIHWTTLLTSV, encoded by the exons ATGGCTGCAATTGGTTCTCTAGTCTTCTGCACGGACTGTGGAAATTTGCTACCTGCCACCAAAGGCACGGAGAAAAATTTCCTCAAGTGCGAATGCTGTGGCGCATGGAACAAAG ACACGGGGTCAAAGACGATATTGACGAAATCGAAACCTTCCGATTTTCCCTCATTTCTCCGACAAAAGCTGCAGTCGAGCGTGCAGGCTGTAGAGCGCCACAACATCCAGACCGAAAGCGTCGTGCAAGAGCGATGCCCCAAGTGCGGTCGTGACGAAGTCAAGTACACGTCGGTGCAGCTGCGAAGTGCCGACGAAGGGTCTACCATTATTTTCACGTGTGATTGCGGTCACTCGTACGTGTCCGTGGTGCAAATACATTGGACCACACTGCTAACGTCGGTGTAG
- a CDS encoding uncharacterized protein (TransMembrane:11 (i57-79o85-105i117-138o150-170i182-203o215-235i313-335o355-378i385-412o424-440i447-467o)~COG:P~EggNog:ENOG503NU56) encodes MSFNHFRNKRQAHTVSRSSYDQSWNPFRHVAWNDRERRAGTWDGGRLEEQPEGEANSLTHAATAPTPATATNHTPRDLSAADTISDSVVGSGKETEDSPRTESKGNGEEKPGSQRSLDVDASGLRNRKPDDEVSRQDAATTAQTSAQTDDDKKKKKDKQTGMFRHVYPKTPFTTANQLQRTFLNSWINILLLAAPVGIALNYVKSVNRIAVFVVNFIAIIPLAAMLSFATEEIALRTGETLGGLLNATFGNAVELIVAIIALKDKEFTIVKTSLIGSILSNLLLVMGCCFFFGGLRRQEQFFNTTVAQTAASLLALAAASVIVPTVFDSAKDTGPDRVAALSRGTAVILLLVYAAYLFFQLKTHQLVFNEESQKVPAKPWSSGGLGAGAVKQGLAMPGSLMGHAMPNQSENERLSKMLMNPSEMADEDEEEEPQLNFLVALGTLAGSTVIIALCAEFMVDSIDSVTKGPNGTPGPLSVEFVGLILLPIVGNAAEHATAVTVAIKDKMDLAIGVAVGSSMQVALFLIPLLVVIGWGMGYEQMNLSFDNFQVAVMFVAVLLTNYLIGDGKSHWLEGFLLICLYAIIAVCSFFYPNEAALSSEK; translated from the exons ATGTCCT TCAATCATTTTCGGAATAAGCGCCAGGCGCATACCGTCAGCCGGTCGAGCTACGATCAATCGTGGAATCCCTTTCGACATGTCGCATGGAACGACAGGGAGCGCCGAGCCGGTACATGGGATGGGGGTCGTCTGGAGGAGcagcccgagggcgaggccaatTCTTTGACCCACGCCGCCACAGCGCCGACACCAGCAACCGCGACAAATCATACACCGCGCGACTTGTCGGCTGCGGACACCATATCTGACTCCGTCGTTGGATCTGGCAAGGAGACTGAAGATTCGCCACGAACCGAAAGCAAGGGCAATGGCGAGGAAAAGCCGGGCTCACAACGATcactcgacgtcgatgcctCTGGGTTACGAAACCGCAAACCCGACGACGAAGTCTCCCGGCAAGACGCTGCCACGACTGCTCAAACATCTGCTCAAACCGAtgacgacaagaagaagaagaaggacaagcAGACTGGTATGTTTCGCCACGTCTACCCGAAGACGCCGTTCACGACGGCCAACCAACTCCAGCGGACATTTCTCAATTCATGGATCAATATCTTGCTTCTCGCCGCGCCTGTCGGAATCGCGCTAAACTACGTCAAATCCGTGAATCGGATTGCGGTCTTCGTTGTTAATTTCATCGCGATCATCCCTCTCGCCGCTATGCTCAGCTTTGCCACCGAAGAAATTGCGCTTCGTACGGGTGAGACACTTGGAGGACTCCTCAACGCAACGTTCGGCAATGCTGTCGAACTCATCGTCGCAATCATCGCTCTCAAAGACAAAGAGTTCACTATTGTCAAAACGTCTCTGATCGGATCCATTCTTTCCAACCTGCTCCTCGTCATGGgttgctgcttcttcttcggcgggCTTAGACGACAGGAGCAATTCTTCAACACGACAGTCGCCCAGACCGCCGCGTCACTGCTGGCCCTCGCAGCCGCATCCGTCATCGTCCCAACCGTGTTCGATTCAGCTAAGGACACGGGCCCCGATAGGGTCGCTGCGTTGTCCCGCGGCACAGCAGTTATTCTCCTCCTTGTATACGCCGCCTACCTCTTTTTCCAGCTCAAGACCCACCAGTTGGTCTTCAACGAGGAGAGCCAGAAGGTCCCTGCCAAGCCCTGGAGCtctggcggcctcggcgctggcgccgtcaAGCAGGGACTCGCAATGCCGGGTTCTCTCATGGGGCATGCTATGCCAAACCAGTCCGAGAATGAACGACTGTCGAAAATGCTGATGAACCCCTCCGAGATGgcggacgaagacgaggaagaagaaccTCAATTGAATTTTCTCGTCGCTCTGGGGACCTTGGCGGGCTCGACTGTCATTATTGCCCTCTGCGCGGAGTTCATGGTCGACTCGATCGACTCCGTCACCAAAGGCCCGAATGGAACTCCTGGTCCCCTCTCTGTCGAATTTGTTGGACTTATCTTGTTGCCAATCGTTGGTAACGCCGCCGAACACGCCACTGCTGTCACGGTTGCCATTAAGGACAAGATGGACCTTGCCATTGGCGTAGCCGTCGGATCCAGCATGCAGGTTGCCTTGTTCCTGATACCCCTTCTTGTTGTTATCGGATGGGGTATGGGCTACGAGCAGATGAACTTGAGTTTTGACAACTTCCAAGTGGCAGTCATGTTCGTTGCGGTCCTACTCACAAACTACCTTATTGGCGATGGCAAGAGCCACTGGCTTGAAGGCTTCCTGCTGATTTGCCTCTACGCCATCATCGCTGTCTGCTCGTTCT TTTATCCGAATGAGGCAGCGCTCAGCTCAGAAAAGTGA
- the SCC2_5 gene encoding Sister chromatid cohesion protein 2 (COG:B~COG:D~COG:L~EggNog:ENOG503NVI7~BUSCO:EOG092604A0), which yields MEPHNANGPRNGIGRLHQQTISRPFTLQESLPYSPQTSTVPFLPEVIPDPCLGSGSPALRIADLFPRDEFDKVNSDAATALQGSRTLKQTADYVLHDLKPSQRTHYKFPTLPQATTTASAGKSLADGLSPLTRSVYERVGSFFKSTKANIASPKLVNGDAGHHSGTRESPSHASNASSQLHRGRSESHEVHRSPSVRIEVAIPSKRTFDPTSYVDATGVDELQEHAPPLIPSQPPNANQINTSQEPTSSGIKLSPSSVKEPVFSIELPSVNFKREEYLEVADAPDAPQNLSARRQGPQVFADSQGITVTSLDQRQRAEAALDALEALLRSVFAAVGQALGQESGSEHIVTLTTDREPAMTAVTQQKMHGAIQKVIGLRCLQHVSLESLLQVMKLSEASLKQIDGLELRADESWDENAVDSWIQQLSEVETALKAARTCARILSGGRDDKQLYSESVINRCVDIFKSVTEDFVIPLVELRNSGPSANLFKMVQRHKKVVGSVFVCCQKLFAVLAELVTKIELSESVINTLEFTASKLIFVENAYFERDSAIGVQKFDGIRSVAMDMLCQIFLIKPDQRQGITDDILTSLEKLPVGKQSSRQFKLSDGGSIQPVSALIMRLVQASSGRVDSSDGAGRAALLRSMGDDEDAEYDELQTAKKGQAAATILNEEQGAQQHAVAIQELEAAAAPLSESASRNASYVINFIVKRAIGSTKTGDTPYRNLLDLFVEDFTTCLDSPDWPSAELLLRLLMVMMVQLFEAPKTAAPAKNMALELLGTMSAAISRLRSHVTKTASAFEGSDAGELSRYLSDLATHVLEQKCQMEHIVAWSGPCRATLEYLHDRCSEDPHLSSAVSFMITDWASKIHSGYDSIQEDDSDRDQELGRLAYRLRMMIDDRKWLFNEYTFKTVTASQARFAFSIVLLRSPLCESFGKILNILLGSMASDQATVRSKSLKSVNQVLETDPSILDGDSTVIQLILDCSSDSSTQVRDSALGLLGNCIGMRPSLEPSLTPKIIDRFQDAGVGVRKRAMKLARDIYLRNRNKGLRSAIANGLLRRVQDPDEGVRDLARQMIEEIWFAPFYANESTATFETALTEHVALIIQTVKTGTVTEILDKVFQTIVRPNNRSLEGPFTVCSRLVGIMFGLIDNPDSEDTSIPSGRDALQVLTIFAKADPKLFTLEQIRLLKPQLASFTGRDELAAFRAVTVIYKRVLPQLPTVHSDFLAEVRLQLLKGIGKISSRGALDDLIGCAHTVCELLKDFSPLANLVASSLLGIQKLAKAPLDSKRLNHLCAYAIIVGSVGKHCDLDKQLHIFREKFPRWQGDSIPRLIVDTLSPFALPPQSLEARKVAIEAIGLVCQSWPRNYVLAKVYTAFQQVFQDRIPILETMILRSFKEFLMTEERRSEAGAAAATADGKKKELTVMGGTNFDDVASATTQRFLRDITRIALGSQDEHAFLAMEVLGSINRQGLTHPKETGVTLITLETSANRKIAELAFMEHRSLHEKHETVLEREYVKAVQSAYNYQRDIVKDSHGAVVDPFQSKLHLLMEVLKISKLRNRQRFLEKLCNQTDFELSKLDAIGDLPPHVDFARFIIENVAFFEYQAIGELQSVVTSLEKIVTGTGATVAQAIESEVFNVRMDVDELNQPQGSSAIDSVAGMSSGDPSGGGQQPPVPVLISALSVEPQRLRQLTAASMVLLSLWEARTYIRKLYSMGTSRHDSKAKALAKDLNKTPSKTQGVHGDKFWDEVASHMKGLQNNETMARTCRSLVELMNVDKEFKVADEDDEMAIDEHGTGSDEEDDDAPDRGRKRKGGATTGGRKKRARSSSQPRKRGRPRKQSVETSEDAEFDGDWI from the exons ATGGAGCCTCATAATGCCAACGGGCCGAGGAACGGGATTGGCCGCCTGCATCAGCAAACTATTTCGCGGCCGTTCACTTTGCAAGAGTCGCTCCCGTACTCACCTCAAACCTCCACCGTCCCGTTCCTGCCAG AAGTGATACCCGATCCTTGCTTGGGCTCAGGCTCCCCGGCGCTTCGAATTGCGGACTTGTTTCCTCGGGATGAGTTTGACAAGGTCAACAGCGACGCCGCTACCGCACTACAAGGTTCCCGCACTCTTAAGCAGACTGCGGACTATGTGTTGCACGACCTGAAGCCGTCTCAACGAACACACTA CAAATTCCCAACATTGCCCCAAGCTACCACGACAGCATCCGCAGGCAAAAGCCTCGCCGATGGGCTCTCTCCGCTGACAAGGTCTGTCTACGAACGGGTGGGAAGCTTTTTCAAGTCGACAAAGGCAAATATTGCAAGCCCGAAGCTCGTGAATGGGGACGCAGGTCATCATTCCGGGACAAGGGAGTCTCCTTCGCACGCATCGAACGCCTCATCGCAACTGCACCGGGGCCGCTCTGAAAGCCACGAAGTACACAGATCTCCCTCAGTCAGAATTGAGGTCGCAATACCCTCGAAACGGACATTCGATCCGACTTCATACGTGGATGCAACTGGAGTGGACGAGCTCCAGGAACATGCGCCTCCCTTGATACCGTCACAGCCACCGAACGCGAACCAGATCAATACCTCACAGGAACCGACATCCAGCGGTATCAAACTTTCACCGTCATCCGTGAAGGAACCTGTTTTCAGCATCGAATTGCCATCGGTCAACTTCAAGAGAGAAGAGTATCTGGAGGTTGCGGACGCGCCAGATGCCCCGCAGAACCTCTCAGCACGAAGGCAGGGGCCTCAAGTCTTTGCAGATAGCCAAGGAATTACTGTCACAAGCCTGGACCAGCGACAGAGGGCAGAAGCGGCCCTGGATGCCCTAGAAGCGTTATTGCGGTCTGTCTTTGCGGCTGTGGGACAGGCCCTGGGACAGGAGAGCGGATCTGAGCACATCGTGACTCTCACTACCGATAGAGAGCCGGCTATGACTGCTGTCACTCAGCAGAAGATGCACGGCGCGATCCAGAAAGTCATTGGGTTACGATGTTTGCAACACGTCTCCTTGGAAAGTCTTCTTCAAGTCATGAAGCTCAGTGAAGCAAGCTTGAAGCAAAtagatggcctcgagcttcgAGCTGATGAAAGCTGGGACGAGAACGCTGTGGACTCATGGATACAGCAGCTCTCGGAAGTTGAAACGGCTCTTAAAGCGGCTCGAACCTGCGCACGGATTCTGTCTGGAGGGCGGGATGACAAGCAGCTCTATTCCGAATCGGTCATCAACCGTTGTGTCGACATCTTCAAAAGCGTTACCGAGGATTTCGTTATTCCTTTGGTGGAACTGCGGAACTCGGGGCCGTCAGCGAATCTATTCAAGATGGTCCAGCGACACAAGAAGGTGGTCGGGTCAGTCTTCGTCTGTTGCCAGAAGCTcttcgccgtccttgccgagcTAGTCACCAAGATTGAGCTCTCGGAATCTGTCATCAATACGCTGGAGTTTACGGCGTCGAAGCTAATCTTTGTCGAGAACGCCTACTTCGAACGGGACTCGGCTATCGGAGTTCAAAAATTCGATGGTATCAGGTCTGTCGCAATGGACATGCTTTGCCAGATCTTCTTGATTAAGCCGGATCAGAGACAAGGGATTACTGATGACATTCTGACCTCCCTGGAGAAGCTCCCCGTTGGCAAGCAAAGTTCCAGGCAATTCAAATTGTCTGACGGAGGCAGTATTCAACCTGTTTCGGCTCTCATCATGCGCCTGGTCCAGGCTAGCTCTGGTCGAGTGGACTCGAGCGATGGAGCTGGTCGTGCAGCCCTACTACGCAGCatgggtgacgacgaggatgcggaATACGACGAATTGCagacggcgaagaaggggCAGGCTGCGGCGACCATTCTCAACGAAGAACAAGGGGCCCAGCAGCATGCGGTTGCAATTCAAGAACTAGaagccgctgcagcgcctctCAGTGAATCTGCAAGCCGAAACGCATCATACGTCATCAATTTCATCGTCAAAAGAGCTATTGGGTCCACGAAGACCGGCGATACGCCTTATCGCAACCTGCTGGATCTTTTCGTTGAAGACTTTACAACATGCCTCGATTCACCGGACTGGCCTTCAGCTGAGCTCCTCCTTCGGCTACTCATGGTCATGATGGTGCAGCTCTTCGAGGCACCGAAAACTGCGGCCCCTGCGAAGAATATGGCCCTGGAGTTGCTTGGTACTATGAGTGCTGCAATATCTCGCCTACGATCGCACGTGACAAAAACTGCTAGTGCTTTCGAAGGCAGCGACGCTGGAGAACTGTCTCGGTACCTTTCAGACCTGGCCACGCATGTCCTTGAACAGAAGTGCCAGATGGAGCATATCGTTGCCTGGTCTGGCCCGTGCCGTGCGACGCTGGAGTATCTCCACGACCGTTGCTCTGAGGATCCTCACCTATCCAGCGCCGTCTCATTCATGATCACGGATTGGGCGAGCAAAATCCACTCTGGCTATGATTCCATTCAAGAGGATGACAGTGACCGCGACCAAGAACTTGGTCGGCTAGCCTATCGGCTGAGAATGATGATTGACGACAGGAAATGGCTTTTCAACGAATATACCTTCAAGACCGTGACGGCAAGCCAGGCAAGATTCGCATTCTCTATCGTCCTGCTTCGCTCTCCGCTCTGCGAATCTTTTGGCAAGATTCTCAATATCCTGCTTGGTTCCATGGCTAGCGACCAGGCCACTGTCCGCAGCAAGAGCCTCAAGAGTGTAAACCAGGTTCTGGAGACCGATCCTTCCATCTTGGATGGCGACTCAACAGTCATACAGTTGATTCTCGATTGCTCGAGTGACTCGTCGACGCAAGTTCGCGATTCCGCTCTCGGCCTCCTGGGGAACTGCATTGGAATGCGACCCTCACTGGAACCATCCTTGACTCCGAAAATCATCGATCGGTTTCAGGatgctggcgtcggcgtgagAAAACGAGCCATGAAGCTGGCACGAGACATCTATCTTCGTAACCGGAACAAGGGACTTCGGAGCGCAATTGCCAACGGTCTCCTGCGTCGAGTCCAGGATCCGGACGAAGGGGTGCGTGATCTCGCACGCCAGATGATTGAAGAGATTTGGTTTGCGCCTTTCTACGCCAACGAAAGCACGGCGACGTTTGAGACAGCTCTCACGGAGCATGTGGCCCTGATCATACAGACTGTAAAGACCGGAACAGTTACTGAGATCCTGGACAAGGTCTTTCAGACAATTGTGAGGCCTAACAACAGGTCTCTGGAAGGTCCCTTCACTGTCTGTTCAAGGCTGGTGGGCATCATGTTTGGGCTCATCGACAACCCGGATTCCGAAGATACATCTATTCCGTCAGGCCGTGACGCCTTGCAAGTTCTCACCATCTTTGCCAAAGCCGACCCAAAGTTGTTCACGCTTGAGCAGATTCGCCTGCTCAAGCCCCAACTGGCCAGCTTCACTGGCCGAGACGAGCTCGCTGCGTTCCGGGCTGTCACTGTCATTTATAAACGCGTGCTTCCGCAACTACCGACAGTCCATTCGGACTTCCTCGCCGAAGTGAGGCTACAGCTTCTCAAAGGAATCGGCAAGATCTCGTCTCGCGGAGCTTTAGATGACCTCATTGGGTGTGCGCACACGGTCTGTGAGCTTCTGAAAGACTTCAGCCCCCTAGCCAATCTTGTTGCGTCGAGCTTGTTGGGAATTCAGAAATTGGCCAAGGCTCCGCTCGACAGCAAGCGCCTCAACCACCTCTGCGCGTATGCAATCATAGTGGGGAGCGTCGGCAAGCACTGTGACCTGGACAAACAGTTGCATATCTTCCGAGAGAAATTCCCTCGATGGCAAGGGGATTCGATTCCTCGGCTTATTGTCGACACGCTGTCCCCGtttgcgctgccgccgcagtccCTCGAGGCGCGGAAAGTGGCGATTGAGGCCATTGGGCTGGTTTGTCAATCGTGGCCACGAAATTACGTTCTGGCTAAAGTGTATACGGCCTTTCAGCAGGTGTTTCAGGACCGAATTCCTATTTTGGAAACCATGATTCTCAGATCGTTCAAAGAGTTTCTCATGACCGAAGAAAGACGCTCCGAGGCCGGGGCTGCCGCAGCTACCGCAGATGGCAAGAAAAAGGAACTGACGGTCATGGGCGGAACTAACTTTGACGATGTTGCAAGCGCTACGACGCAACGATTCCTGAGAGATATAACACGCATTGCTCTGGGCAGTCAAGATGAACATGCGTTCCTAGCCATGGAGGTCCTGGGTAGCATCAACCGACAGGGCCTGACCCACCCCAAGGAGACTGGCGTTACGCTCATAACGCTGGAGACGTCTGCCAACCGTAAAATTGCTGAGCTCGCCTTCATGGAGCATCGATCGTTACATGAGAAGCACGAGACGGTACTGGAGAGGGAGTACGTTAAAGCCGTGCAGTCAGCCTACAATTATCAGCGGGACATCGTCAAGGACTCTCACGGCGCGGTTGTGGACCCTTTCCAGTCGAAACTACACCTGTTGATGGAGGTGCTCAAGATCAGCAAGCTTAGAAATAGGCAGCGGTTCTTGGAAAAGCTGTGCAACCAGACAGACTTTGAGCTCTCTAAGCTTGATGCCATTGGAGATCTGCCGCCGCACGTCGACTTTGCCCGGTTCATCATCGAGAACGTGGCCTTCTTCGAATATCAGGCCATTGGTGAGCTCCAGAGCGTGGTCACCTCGCTCGAGAAAATTGTGACTGGTACGGGGGCAACAGTGGCTCAAGCAATCGAATCTGAAGTTTTCAATGTCCGGATGGACGTCGATGAACTGAACCAACCCCAAGGCTCTAGCGCAATAGACTCCGTTGCTGGCATGTCCTCGGGCGACCCGTCCGGAGGTGGACAACAACCCCCGGTTCCAGTGCTGATTTCGGCCCTATCGGTCGAGCCGCAGAGGTTGCGTCagctgacggcggcgtccatgGTGCTTCTATCATTGTGGGAAGCCCGAACCTATATTCGCAAGTTGTACAGCATGGGCACGAGCAGGCACGacagcaaggccaaggcgctggccaaggacctcAACAAGACGCCCTCGAAGACACAGGGTGTGCACGGGGATAAGTTCTGGGATGAGGTTGCCTCTCACATGAAAGGCCTGCAAAACAacgagacgatggcgaggacaTGCCGATCGCTCGTGGAGCTTATGAATGTTGACAAGGAGTTCAAGGTtgccgacgaagatgacgagaTGGCCATCGATGAGCATGGTACAGGcagcgacgaagaggacgacgacgcgccagaTAGAGGCCGAAAAAGAAAGGGCGGGGCCACAACAGGTGGTCGTAAGAAGCGGGCGCGGTCGAGCTCTCAACCTCGCAAGCGTGGACGGCCACGCAAGCAAAGCGTGGAGACGAGCGAGGACGCCGAATTTGATGGTGATTGGATCTAA
- the LIA1 gene encoding Deoxyhypusine monooxygenase (BUSCO:EOG09263JZO~COG:C~EggNog:ENOG503NW2E) yields the protein MADATIRSLRESLCSQDTPLAVQFRALFSLKHLATTSEDSASIAAIEAIAAGFASPSALLKHELAYCLGQTKKDAAVKPLRDVLSDLQEDPMVRHEAAEALGALGKVENLDILKQFRDRKGEDIAVKETCEIAIDRVEWENSPERLQEQLRQSDFASIDPAPPMPESERSVGDLEMVLMDVEQPLFKRYRAMFALRDLASPPDCPTAVPAVLALAQGFKDESALFRHEIAFVFGQLSHPASIPALTAALSNVNEASMVRHEAAEALGGLGEEDGVEDTLKSFLHDKEKVVRDSVIVALDMAEYEKSGDAEYALIPAAAAASA from the exons ATGGCCGACGCGACGATAAGAAGCCTGCGGGAGAGCCTGTGCTCGCAGGACACGCCCCTTGCGGTGCAGTTCCGAGCGCTTTTCTCACTAAAGCATCTTGCGACTACCTCCGAAGACAGCGCCTCTATCGCCGCGATTGAAGCCATTGCCGCCGGTTTTGCATCGCCTTCGGCGCTGCTCAAACATGAGCTGGCATACTGCCTGGGTCAAACAAAGAAAGACGCTGCAGTGAAACCCTTGCGCGATGTTTTGTCCGATCTACAAGAAGACCCCATGGTCAGGCATGAGGCTGCTGAAGCCCTGGGTGCTTTGGGCAAGGTCGAGAACCTGGATATCCTCAAGCAGTTCCGCGATCGCAAGGGCGAGGATATTGCAGTGAAGGAGACATGTGAAATCGCCATCGATCGGGTAGAGTGGGAAAACTCGCCAGAGAGACTACAAGAACAGTTGCGACAGAG CGACTTTGCCTCCATCgatcccgcgccgcccatgcccgaATCCGAGAGGagcgtcggcgaccttgaaATGGTACTTATGGACGTGGAACAGCCTCTGTTCAAGCGCTATCGCGCCATGTTCGCCCTGCGCGACCTGGCGTCACCGCCAGACTGCCCAACTGCTGTTCCTGCGGTCCTTGCGCTCGCCCAAGGCTTCAAGGACGAGTCTGCACTGTTCCGTCATGAAATTGCCTTTGTGTTTGGCCAGCTGTCGCACCCAGCCTCAATACCCGCGCTCACGGCAGCGCTCAGCAACGTGAATGAGGCGAGCATGGTTCGGCACGAGGCAGCTGAGGCTCTCGGCGGGCTCGGTGAAGAGGATGGCGTTGAGGATACCCTGAAGAGCTTCCTTCACGATAAAGAGAAGGTTGTGCGCGACAGTGTTATTGTTGCTCTGGACATGGCAGAGTACGAGAAGAGTGGTGACGCAGAGTACGCCCTGATccctgcggctgccgctgcctctgcctGA
- a CDS encoding uncharacterized protein (COG:W~EggNog:ENOG503P2XX~BUSCO:EOG09265I60), whose protein sequence is MLSELTCAGSIGLADMIDKNTHEIRQDEDKTVYRSLEELGDDLPDHTPRYVLMSYPLTLPDGRMSAPYVMLYYLPITCNAEMRMLYAGAKELMRNTSEVGRVIDIESVEDLEEIPEKLRSG, encoded by the exons ATGCTTTCGGAGCTGACATGCGCTGGATCGATCGGCCTGGCAGACATGATCGATAAGAACACCCACGAGATACGACAAGATGAAGACAAGACAGTGTACAGGTCCCttgaggagctcggcgacgacttgCCGGATCACACACCACGATACGTGCTGATGAGCTATCCCCTGACGCTG CCCGACGGTCGAATGTCCGCGCCATACGTGATGCTATACTATCTGCCCATTACATGCAACGCCGAGATGCGCATGCTGTATGCTGGTGCCAAGGAACTGATGCGAAATACGAGCGAGGTCGGCCGAGTCATCGACATAGAGTCGGTAGAGGACCTAGAGGAAATTCCGGAGAAGCTTAGATCCGGATAA
- the NBP35 gene encoding cytosolic Fe-S cluster assembly factor nbp35 (EggNog:ENOG503NUNR~COG:D) produces MRYAGRGTPSDIATTVTTNLSFSSCIDLPDIRHSARTSHTFSERTRASTAIMAPSLEEPEPVDDVLANPLKQKPQLVAPEPEHCPGPESQQAGTADSCAGCPNQAICASAPKGPDPDIPVISARLADVRHKILVLSGKGGVGKSTFTSLLAHAFATNPDSTVGIMDTDICGPSIPKMMGVEDETIHVSGSGWSPVWVMDNLGVMSIQFMLPNRDDAVIWRGPKKNGLIKQFLKDVEWGDMDFLLVDTPPGTSDEHLSVNSFLKESGIDGAVVVTTPQEVSLLDVRKEIDFCRKAGIRVLGLAENMSGFVCPSCKGESQIFRPSTGGGRALAEEMGVPFLGAVPLDPRIRMACDYGESYFDSFPDSPACLAFKEVVKGVADQLGLNTQDVLPDE; encoded by the coding sequence ATGCGCTACGCAGGGCGAGGTACACCCAGCGATATCGCCACCACGGTCACCACCAACCTTTCCTTTTCTTCGTGCATCGACCTGCCAGACATACGACACAGCGCTCGCACCAGCCACACATTCAGCGAGCGCACGCGTGCATCAACCGCGATCATGGCACCCTCCCTAGAGGAGCCAGAGCCGGTGGACGACGTGCTCGCCAATCCACTCAAGCAGAAGCCGCAACTGGTGGCTCCCGAGCCGGAACACTGTCCGGGACCGGAGTCGCAACAGGCCGGCACGGCCGACTCgtgcgctggctgcccgaACCAGGCCATATGCGCATCTGCACCAAAAGGGCCTGACCCGGACATTCCGGTAATATCAGCGCGGCTTGCCGATGTGAGGCACAAGATATTGGTGCTgagcggcaagggcggcgtaGGGAAGAGCACCTTCACGTCACTCTTGGCCCACGCATTTGCAACAAATCCCGACAGTACCGTTGGTATCATGGACACGGACATATGCGGGCCCAGCATACCCAAGATGatgggcgtcgaggatgagaCGATCCACGTGAGCGGATCGGGCTGGTCGCCCGTCTGGGTCATGGACAACTTGGGCGTCATGAGTATCCAATTCATGCTCCCGAaccgcgacgatgccgttaTATGGCGCGGGCCAAAGAAGAATGGTCTCATCAAGCAATTTCTCAAGGACGTTGAATGGGGCGACATGGACTTCCTGCTCGTGGACACACCGCCTGGCACCAGTGATGAGCATCTCAGTGTCAACTCTTTCCTCAAGGAAAGCGGCATTGATGGTGCCGTGGTAGTAACGACGCCACAGGAGGTTTCATTATTGGATGTACGCAAGGAGATCGACTTTTGCCGAAAAGCTGGCATCCGGGTGCTGGGTCTTGCCGAAAATATGAGCGGCTTTGTGTGCCCGTCGTGTAAAGGCGAGAGTCAGATATTCCGGCCAAGCACCGGTGGCGGTCGCGCGTTGGCAGAGGAGATGGGAGTGCCGTTCCTTggcgccgtgccgttggACCCGCGCATCCGGATGGCATGCGACTACGGGGAGAGCTACTTCGACTCGTTCCCAGACAGCCCAGCCTGCCTAGCGTTCAAGGAGGTCGTTAAGGGGGTGGCTGACCAGCTGGGGCTGAATACCCAAGACGTGTTGCCAGACGAATGA
- the RPA12 gene encoding DNA-directed RNA polymerase I core subunit rpa12 (EggNog:ENOG503P2TA~COG:K): protein MAAIGSLVFCTDCGNLLPATKGTEKNFLKCECCGAWNKDTGSKTILTKSKPSDFPSFLRQKLQSSVQAVERHNIQTESVVQERCPKCGRDEVKYTSVQLRSADEGSTIIFTCDCGHSWNENN from the exons ATGGCTGCAATTGGTTCTCTAGTCTTCTGCACGGACTGTGGAAATTTGCTACCTGCCACCAAAGGCACGGAGAAAAATTTCCTCAAGTGCGAATGCTGTGGCGCATGGAACAAAG ACACGGGGTCAAAGACGATATTGACGAAATCGAAACCTTCCGATTTTCCCTCATTTCTCCGACAAAAGCTGCAGTCGAGCGTGCAGGCTGTAGAGCGCCACAACATCCAGACCGAAAGCGTCGTGCAAGAGCGATGCCCCAAGTGCGGTCGTGACGAAGTCAAGTACACGTCGGTGCAGCTGCGAAGTGCCGACGAAGGGTCTACCATTATTTTCACGTGTGATTGCGGTCACTC ATGGAACGAGAACAACTGA